The genomic segment GCGATCCGATGCTCGCCGATGAAGCTAAGATCGTCGACTGGCCCTATCACGAGGGATACCCGCACCGCACAGACCTGATGCCGCTGAAGATCAATTATATGATGATGGTCGACAATCTGATGGACCTCACCCATCTCGGCTACCTGCATATCAACACCATCGGCAGCAATGATCCCAAGGCCCATGTCAACGCCAAGATGGAAACCACACGCACCGAGACCGGTGTCCGCTTTACCCGCTTGATGCCCAACCTGGCGCCAACGCCGACTTATGTGCAAGGCATTGGCCGCACCGGCAATGTCGATCGCTGGCAAGAGTTCGAATATATCGTGCCCAGCAGCGTCAAACAGTGGACCGGCGCGCATGAAGTCGGCCGCGCCATCGAGAGCCCTCAGCACGCCGAGTTCCAGATTTGGCTCTACCACGGCATCACGCCGGAAACGGCCAACAGCTCGTATTACTTCTGGTCAGTCGCGCACAATTACCAGCCTGACGATCCCGCGGTGACCGATGAGCTCTATCGCCAAACGGCGAAAGTCTTTGACGAAGACGCGGCGATCATGGAAGCGCAGCAGCAGCGCCTCGATGCCGATCCGGATCGGCCCCTGCTACCGATCAAGGCCGACAATGCCCTGACCCAGGCGCGCCGCGCTTTCCAGAAGGTGCTCGACGAGGAGCGCGCCCTGATGCCGCAGGCAGCGGAATAAGATCGCTTCGTTGAAAATGAAAAGGGCGCCGCGTGGCGCCCTTTCTTCTACTTCGCCGCGACGAGTTCGAGACCCAGCGCGCGGCGCACGCCCGCCGCATAGTCGGGATGAACTTTCTCGAAATGGGCGAGCTGGCGCTCGACGATCTCTCGCGGCACGCCGCCCATCGAGCCGGCGATATTGGCGAACAGTCGTTGTTTCTGCTCAGCATTAAACAGTTCAAACAGGGCGCGCGGCTGGCGATAGTCGTCATTGCCGTCGCGATGGTTCCAGCGATCGGCATCGCCGGAAATGCGCAGCGGCGGCTCCTTCACCGACGGATCCTCGACCGGGCCGTCGAAGGAGTTGGGCTCGTAATAGGCATCGGGATTGCCGCTGTCGTTCTTGAAGAAACGCATCGCACCGTCCTTGTTGTAGTTATGGACGGGCGTGCGCGGCGCGTTGACCGGCAAGGCTTCATAATGCGTGCCGAGGCGATAGCGATGCGCATCGGCATAGGAGAAGACGCGCGCCTGCAGCATCTTGTCCGGTGAGAAGCCGATGCCGGGCACGACATTCGACGGCGAGAAGGCCGCCTGTTCGATCTCGGCGAAATAGTTCTCGGCATTGCGATTCAATTCCATCACGCCGACATCGATCAGCGGATAGTCGCCATGCGGCCAGACCTTGGTGAGGTCGAAGGGATTGTACCAATGCTTGTCGGCATCGAGTTCCGGCATGACCTGGATCTTGACGTCCCAGGACGGAAACTCGCCACGCTCGATCGTACCGAACAGATGTTCCTGATAGGTCTCGCGCGATTGGCCGATAATCCGGGCTGCTTCCGCATTGGTATAGTGGCGGTGGCCCTGACGCGTCTTGAAATGGAATTTGATCCAGAACCGCTCGCCGTCCTTGTTCCAGAACGAATAGGTGTGCGAGCCGTAGCCGTTCATGAACATCGGCGCGACCGGCAGGCCGCGATCGGAGAACAGGGTCGTCACCTGATGCAGGCTTTCGGGCGACAGCGACCAGAAGTCCCACATGGCGGTCGGCGACCGCATATTGGTGCGCGGATGGCGCTTCTGCGTGTGGATGAAGTCGGGGAATTTCAGCGGATCGCGGACGAAGAAGACCGGCGTGTTGTTGCCGACCAGATCCCAATTGCCTTCTTCCGTGTAGAATTTCAGCGCGAAGCCGCGCACATCGCGCTCGGCATCGGCGGCGCCCTGTTCGCCGGCAACCGTCGAGAAGCGCGCCAGCATGTCGGTTTTCTTGCCGACCTCGGAGAAAACCTTGGCGCGGGTGTATTTCGAGATGTCGTTGGTGATGGTGAACGTGCCGAAAGCGCCCCAGCCCTTGGCGTGGACGACGCGCTCGGGGATGCGCTCGCGGTTCTGGTGGGCAAGTTTCTCCACCAGCTGCCAATCCTGCATCAGCACGGGGCCGCTGGGACCGGCGGTGAGCGAATTCTGATTGTCAGCCACGGGCGCGCCAGCGGTCGTGGTCAGTTTTTTCTTGGACATTGTTCTGCCTTTTCAGAGCTTGGCGCGAGAATGGCCTAGGAATTGGTATATATCTAATCGATTGATTGGTCTATTTTGATAGATGAAACCAATCAATTCGCGGTGATGCCCAAGCTCCGGATGGCAGCGGGTATGGTGTCATATTCCTTGCGCCACTGGGCGGCAAATTCCTCAGGCGCATTGCCGACACGCTCAAAAGCGATGGCGACGAGAAAATCCTGCACGTCCTTGCGTTCGAGCGAAATCTTGGCGGCGGCGACGAGTTTGTCGACGGCGGCGCGCGGCGTGCCAGCGGGCGCCACGAGACCCGACCACAGCGGCGTGGTCAGCAGCACGTCGTTGAAGCCGGATTCGGAGAAGGTCGGCACGTCGCTCAGCAGGCCACGATCCTCGCCGAGCTGGGCGATCAGCTTGATCTTGCCTTCCTTGATATATTGCATGGCCGCCGCCGCGCCGAAGGTGACGCCGATCTGGCCGCTCAGCAATTCCTGGATCGCCTGCGGGCTGCCACGATAATTGACGTTGACGAAGTTCGCGCCAGTGCGTCGCCCCAGCGCCTCCATGATGATATGGGGAAAGGAGCCGACACCGAACGAGCCATAGGACATGCCGTTCGGCATCGCCTTCGCCTCATCGATCAATTCACGCAAGGTGCGCGCCTTGATATGAGGCCCGGCGATCATCGCCGCCTTGCTCTGAGTGAGCTTGGTGACGAAGGTGAAATCCTTCGCCGGATCATACGGCAAAGGGTCCATCAGCGCGACGAGCGAGACCAAGGGATCGTTCAGCGTCGCCAGAATGGTGTAGCCATCGGGCTTGGCTTTCGCGACTTCAGTGGTGCCGATGGTCGCGGCGGCGCCGGGACGATTCATCACCACGATGGTGGCGCCCAGCGGCCCTGTCATGCCCTCGGCGACCTTGCGAAAGGCGATGTCGGCTGGCGCGCCAGCGGCATAGGGCACCACCCAGGTGACCGGACGCGACGGATAGGCGTCCTGCGCCATCGCACCGCCTGCCGCGATGAAGAGTGCAGCGGCAGCGAGGAAACCTCGACGTTTCATTCTCAGTCCCCCGAAAGGCTTTTGTTGCGACGATAAATCCACCGACAGAGATCAAGCGATCGCCTTGATCGCCTTGCCGACCTTATCGATGATTTCGTCGATGTTGTTCTCGTTGAGCATCAACGGCGGCGACAGGACGATCGAATCCCCAGCGATGCGGATCAGCACGTCCTGGCGATGGAAGGTTTCGTCCATCGCTTCAAAACCGCGCTTGCCCGGTGCATCGGGCTTGGGCGCCAGATCGATGGCGCCAACAATGCCGATGGTGCGGATGTCGACGACATTGGGCAGGCCTTTCAGCGAATGCACCGCATCGGCCCATTTGTCCTCAAGGCGCTTGGCATTGCCGAACAGATCTTCCCTCTCATAGACGTCGAGTGTCGCCAGGCCGGCGGCGCAGGCCAATGGATGCGCCGAATAGGTGTAGCCGTGGAACAGTTCGACCGCATGTTCCGGGCCTTTCATGAAGGCCTCGTAGATGCCGCGCCGGACGATCACACCGCCCATCGGCACGGTGCCTGACGTGACGCCCTTGGCGAAACAGATCATGTCCGGCACGACGCCATAACGTTCGGCCGCGAACGGCGCGCTGAGACGGCCAAAGCCGGTGATGACTTCATCGAAGATCAGCAGAATGCCGTATTTATCGCAGATCTGCCGCAGCTTCTGCAGATAGCCCTTGGGCGCGGCCAGCACGCCGGTGGAGCCAGCCATCGGCTCAACAATGACGGCGGCGATGGTCGAGGCATCGTGCAATCCGACGATGTTCTCGAGTTCGTCGGCGAGATGGCCACCCCATTCCGGCTCGCCGCGCGAAAACGCCTGTTCGGTGCGATTGTAAGTGGCCGGCAGATGATCGACGGCCGGCAGGGCCGAGCCAAACATCTTGCGGTTCGGCACCATGCCGCCAACGGCGATGCCGCCGAAGCCGACGCCATGATAGCCGCGCACGCGGCCGATCAGGCGTTGGCGCGCGCCCTGGCCGCTGACATTTTGAAAAGCGATGGCGATCTTCAGCGCCGTGTCGACCGCTTCCGAGCCGGAATTGGTGAAGAAGACATGATCGAGATCAGCAGGCGCCATGGCGGCGACGCGCGTCGCCAGTTGGAAGGCTTTCGGATTGCCGAACTGGAACGGCGGCGAGAAATCCATCTCCGCCGCCTGGTCCTGGATCGCCTTGACGATGGGCTCGCGCGAATGGCCGGCGTTGACGCACCACAGGCCCGCAGCACCATCGATCAGCTTGCGACCATCGCCGGACCAGTAGTGCATGTCCTTGGCGCGCACCAACATGCGCGGCGCCTTCTTGAACGATCTGTTGGCCGTGAACGGCATCCAGAAAGCTTCAAGATCATTGGGTACGGTTGTCGCTGCACTCGTCATGACGCGCTCCCTAAAATTCTATCGCCGGTTTAGCACAGCCTGCACTCCGGCAGAACGGCAATGCCGCGGCGTTTCGCCCGCCGCGACATCAAGTCTCCATCAAGATTAAAGTCTTCGGCAAGGTAAAGACGAGATCATGCCTCGCTGATCGCCTCGCCTTCGATTTCGATCAGATAGTTCGGATTGGCCAGACGCGGCACGACGACGAAGGTGCTCGCCGGTTCATGGCCATTGAGCCGGCGCTGGCGAACTTCGCGAATGGCGCCGATTTCCTCCGGCACCGTCGTGTAAGTGACGATCTTGACGAGATCGGTCGGCTTCATGCCGGCGGCCTCGATCAGCGCATAGATATTGTCGAACACCTGTTCGGTTTGCGCCTTGATGCCCTCCTGCAAGGTGCCGTCGATTTTCGTGCCGACCTGACCGGACAGGATCAGCCGACGCGCGTTGGCGCCATGAATGACACCTTGGGAAAAGCCGGCGGTCGGCTTCATGACGGTCGGCGGATTGATGAATTTCGGCATGACGTTTCCTTGGCGTTCCCTGCAAAAATGGGTTTCGCTATTTACCGTGGATCGCCTGTTTTGTCCGCGCGATAATTTCCGGTGGCGAGGCATAGACCTTGCTGACAAGGGCCTGGACGTCAGCGCCGGGCACAGCATCGACATCGAGCCGGGCCTTGGCTGCTTCACCCTTGAAATCCGCATCGATCATCGTCTCGGCAAACGCCTTGCGCAGCGCCGCGACGCGCGGTGCCGGAACCTCCGGCGCCAGCACATAGGGACGGCCAAACCGCGACTGACTGAAGAACAGGGCGAGAATGGCCTTCTCGTCGTCGGTCTTGGCAAATGAGGCGGCGAGCGGAATGCCTTTGGCGTTCAATTCCGGATAACCCACCGCGTGGGTCTGCAAAATCACCTTCATGCGGCCGGTGTCGAACCAGCCGGGCTGTGTCACCGCGATCGACGGCCAGGCGAGGCCGCAGGCGCCTTGCGCTTCGCCGCGCTCGATGGCGAGCGAAATCTCACGGCTGCCCGGATAGCCCAGAACGATCTTGAACTTGCTCCCAAGCACCGTGTTCAACACCGCTGGATAGTCCGAGGTCGAACTCGAACCGCTCGCCGCGATAATCAGATCGTTCTTCAACACATCGGCGAAGGTCTGCACCGGCGAATCAGCGCGCGCGATGCAGATATAGACGTCGTCATTGGCGCTGCCGAGATAATGAAACTTGCTCGGATCATGCTTCACCGGCGTCAGGCCCAGAAGCGGCTCGAGAATGACGCCCGATTGGAATGCGCCAATCACCGTGCCATCCTTGGCCGCGACATTATAGAGATTGTTGGCGGCGACATTGCCGCCGGCCCCTGGCATATTGGCGACGATGAAGCCTGGATTGCCGGGCACGTGCTTGCCCATGTGGCGGGCGATCAGCCGGGCATAGGTATCGTAGCCGCCCCCTGCCGAAGACCCGACAATGATCTGGACACTTTTGCCCCGATAGAAATTCTCAACATCCTGTGTGGATTCTTGCGCCGCAGCAGTAAAGGTCGCGGCAGCCGTCAAGCCGCAGGCAAAAGCAATAGAATTGCGCCAGATCGCCAACTGAGCCTCCCTCTCATATTAGTTATGACCGTTGTAACGCCGAACCGGCGCTTGCGCCAGACGGGGGATTCTTGACACCGTCACATCGGGCCACTAGCGCCATATCATCATGAACTCTTCGCCCACCACGCCCACGCCCTCGTCCCACCCGCGCCTGCTGACGGGCATCGCCCCGATCGCCGCGTCCTATGACGTCATCCTCTCCGATATCTGGGGTGTCGTGCACAACGGGCGGGAACATTTCGCCGCCGCGGTCGACGCGTTGCGGCGCTTCCGCGCCGCCGGCAGCACGGTCATCCTGCTCACCAATGCGCCGCGGCCGTCACCGCCGGTGCTGCGGCAGCTCGAAGGCCTGCACGTGCCGCGCGATTGTTTCGATGACATCGTCACCTCGGGCGATGTGACCTTGAACTTCATCGCCGAACACGGGCTGAAGCCGCTGCATCACATCGGGCCGCCGCGCGATCTGGCGCTGTTCGACATTCTTGAACGCGATACCGGCGTGCGCCCGCCGCTGGTGCCGCTTGAGCAAGCCGCTTACGTGGTCTGCACCGGCCTGTTCGACGACGCCGAGCAGCCTTCCGATTATGACGCGCGGCTTGAGATCATGCGCCAGCACAAGGTGGAGATGATCTGCGCCAATCCTGACATTATCGTTCATGTCGGCGA from the Beijerinckia sp. 28-YEA-48 genome contains:
- a CDS encoding aspartate aminotransferase family protein codes for the protein MTSAATTVPNDLEAFWMPFTANRSFKKAPRMLVRAKDMHYWSGDGRKLIDGAAGLWCVNAGHSREPIVKAIQDQAAEMDFSPPFQFGNPKAFQLATRVAAMAPADLDHVFFTNSGSEAVDTALKIAIAFQNVSGQGARQRLIGRVRGYHGVGFGGIAVGGMVPNRKMFGSALPAVDHLPATYNRTEQAFSRGEPEWGGHLADELENIVGLHDASTIAAVIVEPMAGSTGVLAAPKGYLQKLRQICDKYGILLIFDEVITGFGRLSAPFAAERYGVVPDMICFAKGVTSGTVPMGGVIVRRGIYEAFMKGPEHAVELFHGYTYSAHPLACAAGLATLDVYEREDLFGNAKRLEDKWADAVHSLKGLPNVVDIRTIGIVGAIDLAPKPDAPGKRGFEAMDETFHRQDVLIRIAGDSIVLSPPLMLNENNIDEIIDKVGKAIKAIA
- a CDS encoding catalase, whose amino-acid sequence is MSKKKLTTTAGAPVADNQNSLTAGPSGPVLMQDWQLVEKLAHQNRERIPERVVHAKGWGAFGTFTITNDISKYTRAKVFSEVGKKTDMLARFSTVAGEQGAADAERDVRGFALKFYTEEGNWDLVGNNTPVFFVRDPLKFPDFIHTQKRHPRTNMRSPTAMWDFWSLSPESLHQVTTLFSDRGLPVAPMFMNGYGSHTYSFWNKDGERFWIKFHFKTRQGHRHYTNAEAARIIGQSRETYQEHLFGTIERGEFPSWDVKIQVMPELDADKHWYNPFDLTKVWPHGDYPLIDVGVMELNRNAENYFAEIEQAAFSPSNVVPGIGFSPDKMLQARVFSYADAHRYRLGTHYEALPVNAPRTPVHNYNKDGAMRFFKNDSGNPDAYYEPNSFDGPVEDPSVKEPPLRISGDADRWNHRDGNDDYRQPRALFELFNAEQKQRLFANIAGSMGGVPREIVERQLAHFEKVHPDYAAGVRRALGLELVAAK
- a CDS encoding RidA family protein; translation: MPKFINPPTVMKPTAGFSQGVIHGANARRLILSGQVGTKIDGTLQEGIKAQTEQVFDNIYALIEAAGMKPTDLVKIVTYTTVPEEIGAIREVRQRRLNGHEPASTFVVVPRLANPNYLIEIEGEAISEA
- a CDS encoding TIGR01459 family HAD-type hydrolase: MNSSPTTPTPSSHPRLLTGIAPIAASYDVILSDIWGVVHNGREHFAAAVDALRRFRAAGSTVILLTNAPRPSPPVLRQLEGLHVPRDCFDDIVTSGDVTLNFIAEHGLKPLHHIGPPRDLALFDILERDTGVRPPLVPLEQAAYVVCTGLFDDAEQPSDYDARLEIMRQHKVEMICANPDIIVHVGDHEVWCSGALAQRYEQNYGGKVLQAGKPFAPIYERALQLAQVKRDTPIDRTRVLAIGDGIGTDVKGAQGEGLDVIFVTSGIHRDDLHNGQRDPRGHVPDQAVLAALLRQHQVEPLASMSQLIW
- a CDS encoding tripartite tricarboxylate transporter substrate binding protein, translating into MKRRGFLAAAALFIAAGGAMAQDAYPSRPVTWVVPYAAGAPADIAFRKVAEGMTGPLGATIVVMNRPGAAATIGTTEVAKAKPDGYTILATLNDPLVSLVALMDPLPYDPAKDFTFVTKLTQSKAAMIAGPHIKARTLRELIDEAKAMPNGMSYGSFGVGSFPHIIMEALGRRTGANFVNVNYRGSPQAIQELLSGQIGVTFGAAAAMQYIKEGKIKLIAQLGEDRGLLSDVPTFSESGFNDVLLTTPLWSGLVAPAGTPRAAVDKLVAAAKISLERKDVQDFLVAIAFERVGNAPEEFAAQWRKEYDTIPAAIRSLGITAN
- a CDS encoding tripartite tricarboxylate transporter substrate-binding protein, which gives rise to MAIWRNSIAFACGLTAAATFTAAAQESTQDVENFYRGKSVQIIVGSSAGGGYDTYARLIARHMGKHVPGNPGFIVANMPGAGGNVAANNLYNVAAKDGTVIGAFQSGVILEPLLGLTPVKHDPSKFHYLGSANDDVYICIARADSPVQTFADVLKNDLIIAASGSSSTSDYPAVLNTVLGSKFKIVLGYPGSREISLAIERGEAQGACGLAWPSIAVTQPGWFDTGRMKVILQTHAVGYPELNAKGIPLAASFAKTDDEKAILALFFSQSRFGRPYVLAPEVPAPRVAALRKAFAETMIDADFKGEAAKARLDVDAVPGADVQALVSKVYASPPEIIARTKQAIHGK
- a CDS encoding aromatic ring-hydroxylating dioxygenase subunit alpha; translated protein: MSDKINAPFLRNAWYQAGWVHELKNGMLARTLMNEPLLFFRDARGKIGCVEDRCCHRGAPLSHGKIVENGLQCGYHGLVFDVNGICVEIPGQDNIPPMAKVKSRPVVERQEFIWVWMGDPMLADEAKIVDWPYHEGYPHRTDLMPLKINYMMMVDNLMDLTHLGYLHINTIGSNDPKAHVNAKMETTRTETGVRFTRLMPNLAPTPTYVQGIGRTGNVDRWQEFEYIVPSSVKQWTGAHEVGRAIESPQHAEFQIWLYHGITPETANSSYYFWSVAHNYQPDDPAVTDELYRQTAKVFDEDAAIMEAQQQRLDADPDRPLLPIKADNALTQARRAFQKVLDEERALMPQAAE